In Ruficoccus amylovorans, the genomic stretch GGCACTGGCTTTTTTCGTCCACCGAGAGCACCAGGGCGTTGGCGGGCGGGCTGGTGTATAACCCGACCACGTCGCGTACCTTCTCGACAAAAAACGGATCGGTGGAGAGTTGAAAGGTCTCGCTGCGGTGCGGTTGCAGCCCAAAGGTACGCCAGATGACGCTGACGCGTTCGTTACTGATGCCTGCCCGCTGGGCCATAGAACGGGTGCTCCAATGCGTGGCGTTTTTGGGGGTAGTTTCCAGCGTCAACCGCAGGACCTCGGCCACTTTATCGTCACTGATGCGGCGTGGCGGACCGCCGCGCGGAGCATCTGTGAGCCCCTCGATGCCATGCTCAATAAAGCGTTTGCGCCACTTGCCTACGCTCACATGACTCAAGGCCACTTGCTTACTAACTGCCGTATCCGTAAGGCCCTCAGAGCTCAACAACACGGCCTTGGCGCGAGTCGCTATGCCCTGGGCACTCTTGCGCGCACGGCTCAAGCGCTCAAGCTCTGTGCGGTCCGAATCGTTCAAATCTATCGGCTCACTCGGGCGTCCTGGGCGTGGCATCAACACAACATGAACCATATGATAGTTTTAGCAAGAACTTAGCTAACACAACACTAGTGTCGTGTTAGCTAAGTTCTTAACAAATGTTAATGGCCACAAAAAGGCACAAGAAGCACAGAAAACTTCGTGGATACAGAGTTCGCTCTGCGTCTTTGCGCCTCTGCGGTGAAAATATTTTTATCAGGAACTAAGCTAACGGGACACTAGCGCATGCTTAAAAAATGACGCACACAAGACTGTTTTTTGAAACACAGCCCAGTGTGCGCAGATATGCGAGAATGATGAGCAGGTACAGCGACCCCCTGCGGGCGCGGGGCGTATAACCCCGCGCAAAGGCTGCTACTTTTTGCCCGAGCGGGGATTTTCCAGATAGTAGAAGAACCCGTCTTCAGCCCCGACCAGAAGATCGGGAATACCATCTGCGTTCCAATCGACAATCCCCGGAGAGGTGCTGTGACCACCGAGGTGACGCGGGTCTACGAAACCTTGATCTTCAAAAAGCCATTCACCGGGCTTTTCGGAAATATTGCGCAGGAAGGTGATGTTTGTGCTGTTGACCAGCAGGTCCAATTTGCCATCACCGTCCCAGTCAACAAAGGTATAGGTGCGCCGACCACTGCGACCGGCATAGCCATCGCTGAGGCGAATGGAGCCGTCCGTCGTAGGCGACATTTTGGAAGGAGCGTGGCGCATGTCAAAGGTCGAAGGTCCCTTAATTTTGAAGATGCGTTCGCCCGGTAGCAGTACCCGCTCACCGCCCTGCTCTACCTGACGATAGAAGGCCAGATAGCCTTCGTGATCGACAGTGACCAGATCATTGATGCCATCACCATCGACGTCCATGACGTAGGGCGTGCATCGCCACTGGACAACGAGTTCGCCGGGGGCAGGATCCCACCAGTTCCATACCGGCTTGGGCGTTGCATCGGGCCATGCAACCTTGACGGGCTGTGCCTCGGCGAGCTTGGGCTCGGTCTTGGTGCCGATGTTTTTATACCAGACGATTTTTCCAAAAATACTGTTGGCAACAAGGTCAAGCAGGCCGTCGCCGTCCCAGTCACCCACGCCGATGTTGGTGTAGCCCCACTTGGATTCCGCCGGACCTTGAATCGAGCCGTTGTAGCCTGCCATGATACGCAAGGGCTTGCCGTTGGCTTCAAGCAGAACTGGCTCGTCCCACTTAGGCGGGTAGCCGCCAAGATTTTTAATGAATGCAAACTCGCCGGCGGCATTGCCGGTCAGAATGTCTTCCAAGCCGTCGCCGTCCCAATCCGCAGAGACGGGGGTACTCAGTACGCCAAACTTTACAATGTCAGCCTCTTGGCGAAAGAACACCGGCGACTTAAATTCAGGAATTTTCGCCAGCGAGATGCCACGATTGTTGGTAATGTCGATGAGACGCCCCGTGTTCTCCATCCAGGCGACGCGTCCGTCCTCCTGAGCGACCACGAGGTCCGGCCTGCCGTCACGATTCCAGTCGAAGGTCGTGACTACGATCATTTCCAGCGGCATGGTGATCGGCTCCCCCTCGTAGCGCAGTCGCCTGCCGTTGGCGTACTTAGGGTTTTCGCGTGTGCCGATGTTCTCGAAGTAAGTCAGGCCATCGACAAACTCGCCGCAGATAAGGTCAAGTTTTCCCGTACCGCGGAAGTCCGCAAAAACGGGCGAGGGAATGCCATACATATCGATGTCACGCCCGTCTGCCTGAAGGCGGAACGGCTCGGCATAGACCGGATCCTCATTAGTTCCGGTGTTTTTCAACACATAGACAAAGCCGTGGAGGGGGCCGTTCGTCCAGCGACCATTCTTGTCGTAGGCGTTGTCCCAGCCGTAGTCGGTCCAATCTCCCACGCCGACGATGAGGTCCAGCACGCCATTGCCGTCAAAGTCCACATAGCTCCATTGCTTGCCGCGCTGCTGCCCGGCGCTAACGTGGATACTCTTGGGATCCACCGGCAGGGGAACCTTTTGCTCAAGTCCGGTTCGAGCAAAATCGGGGTGCTCGAAGCCGGGCGTCAGCACCTTCAGTCCCTCGGGAGTATAGGACGGGGTCACATCATTAGCACCATCGCTCAGGCGGCGAGCCGGCTTGAAGATGTCCGCACCGGTATCGGGGTCCTTACGCCCGGTATTTTCAAAGTAGTAGGTGCCGCGGTAGGGGGATGAGCCGCTGACAACGATCAGGTCGGGGAAGGTGTCGCCATTTCCATCGTAGGCGATCGGCCACCCCCACAACCCAACGCCAAGATCGACGGTGAGGGAGGGGTTATTATAGGTGATGGGAATAAAGCACTCGTCAGACTCTGCGGCGAAGGCGCCGGTAAACAAGGTCAGTCCGACGATAAAAGAAAGCGGGGCTCGAATCATAATTGAAGGGCAGCGGTGTTAACGATTTTATTCCCAGACTGAAAAATCAGTGGGGGGTTTCAAGGATGAGAGAGGCGACAACGGCAGCAATGCAGTCAATATGGCGAAATGACCGACGACAGAACATGCCAAAACTCATTGCTTAAACGATATAGCTGATTTCTAAAAAATCAATACCTTTCGACTACGTTCCAGACTGAGCCAACGATCATCCAGAGCTTCGACAAGGTGATTGAAACTCTCCGCACACCTATCCATTTCAATGCATACCAAAATCGCTTTTAGAGATGCCTGGATTGAGAAAAACAAAAACATATCTAATTGAATATAAACATATTAATAACTTTAAAACCCATCCAAATCAAACAACTATTGCCACCACGAAACCATCCCAAAACTGGTAATACCAACCCGAAAGACACTGAGTCGAGTACGCTAAAAGCAATCCATCAGGTCGGTGATCGAGGTGATATCAAAAAGTATTTCCTTGACGAATTTGCTATAACATTCTAGCAAACGATCTACCCCAAAAAAAATACCATGTTGCGCACTTCCCTTCCCCTGCTCTTAAGGTGCTGTCTGGCGACCACCATCCTCGGCCAGCTCATAGCCACTGCCTACGGCGTGGCATTTGCTCCCATTTTCACCGACCACGCGGTTTTGCAGCGAGATAAACCGATTTCCATATGGGGAACAGCCAAGGCCGGTGAAAAGGTAAGGATAACTTTCGGCTCGCACACAGCAGACACCGTAGCCGACACGGATGGCCGCTGGAAAGTGGAACTGCCCGCAATGGCGGCCTCCAGCCAGCCACAAAATTTGGCAGCGAAAGGCGACGCGGCCAGCATCACCCTCACGGACATACTGGTCGGCGATGTCTGGCTGGCTTCAGGGCAGTCCAACATGGGGCGTACCGTACGACGCATCGCCACGCCTGCCGAGGAGGTAGCCAAAGCCGACATCCCCCTCATCCGCCACTTTACGGTGACCGGTGCCGTCTCAGATACCCCAACATCAGCCCTCGGCGGGCAGTGGGTCGTTTGCAGCCCGCGAACGGTGGGCAACTTTACAGCCGTCGGCTATTTCTTTGCCAAAGACATGGTAGAAGCCCTGAATGTTCCAGTGGGGATTATCCATGCCTCCTGGGGTGGAACGCGGATCGACACTTGGTCAAGCCCCGCCAGCATTGAGTCCAACCCAGCCTACCGAGGCGTAACAGAGCGCTGGAAGAGCGCAGCGGCGGACTACCCGAAAAGGAAAGACGCCTACGAGACTGCATTGAAAAACTGGGAGGCCGAAGCGGCGCTTGCAAAAAAAAAGGGCACCCCATTCACACAGCGGGCACCTCGCCAGCCGGAGGGCGCCCCCCTGCACTTCCAGACCCCCGGCGGGTTGTACAACGGAATGATCCACCCGCTGATTCCCTACGGATTAAGCGGATTCCTCTGGTATCAGGGAGAGAGCAATGCATTGAGACCGGATGAATATGCCGAGCTTTTCCCCGCCTTGATCACAGACTGGCGCAAGCAATTTCAACAAGGCAACCTGCCCTTTCTGTTCGTTCAGTTGGCAAGCTACAAAGGCATCACCCCTTCGGAAGACTGGGCGCTTTTCCGCGAGGTTCAATCGCGCGCACTCTCGCTACCAGCAACCGGTATGGCCGTTATCATCGACATTGGAGACCCTGAGGACATCCACCCCCTGAACAAGAAAGACGTGGGCAAGCGCCTCGCCCTGCTGGCAAAGAACCGCATCTACGGCCAAGCCTGTGTAGACACAGGACCGACCCTGCAAAGTGCGGTAAGGCAGGGCGCATCCGTCCGCCTGACATTTCTGCATGCGGATGGCCTGCACACGACCAACGAGACACTGCGTGAGTTTGAAGTCGCTGGCAAAGATGGAGTTTACCACGCCGCCAGCGCAACACAGGAGGGGGATGCCATCATCGTAAAATCAAAAGCCGTCCCTGCCCCCGCCTTTGTCCGCTATGCCTGGAGAAACACGCCCGTCGTAACACTTTTCAATGCCGCAGGCCTACCGATGGTACCATTTCGCCATGAAGTATCGCAATAATTTCATCGGCGTCATGCTTACCAGCACATCCGCTTTGGGGCTTCCGGCGGCAGCGTCAGACCAAGTGCCGCAAATCATCGACTTAAGCTCGAAAACAATTGAGCGCCAATTGACGCAGGGGCGCGGCAATCATTTGCTGACGAATACCTCCGTGTGGTCACCCGACAGTCAATGGATCGTGTATGACACACCGCCAGACCCGACCCGTTTTTCCGGCACCCGCATCGAGCAGGTCAACGTCGAGACGGGGGCGGTGGAGCTCCTGTATGAATCTCAGCATGGTGCCAACTGCGGTGTTGCCACCTACCATCCGACGGAGCCCAAAGTCGTCTTTATTCTGGGGCCGGAACACCCGACGCCTGACTGGGATTACGCATTTACCCGACGCCGCGGAGTCATTGTAGACGTGCGCGCCCCCAAGCAGATCCGCCCGCTGGATGCGATGAACTATGCGCCGCCCTACGTTGCCGGAGCCCTGCGCGGCGGCTCGCATGTCCACGTCTTCAGCAGGGATGGCCAATGGGGAAGCTTCACCTATGAGGATGAAATACTGGCGCGGCAAGCTCTGGCCCCGGACACAGGGCAATCCCCGAACACCCCCGAACCAAACCAGCGTAATATAGGAG encodes the following:
- a CDS encoding IS630 family transposase, translating into MPRPGRPSEPIDLNDSDRTELERLSRARKSAQGIATRAKAVLLSSEGLTDTAVSKQVALSHVSVGKWRKRFIEHGIEGLTDAPRGGPPRRISDDKVAEVLRLTLETTPKNATHWSTRSMAQRAGISNERVSVIWRTFGLQPHRSETFQLSTDPFFVEKVRDVVGLYTSPPANALVLSVDEKSQCQALERSQPILPLMPGVPARQTHDYFRHGTTTLFAALDIKTGQVMAQCRKRHTSKDFLAFLNKIDATVQAELYLHIIVDNYATHKTKAVRDWLVAHPRWHFHFIPTHSSWLNQVERFFAKITLDIIRRGSFSSLPQLRKAILEYIDENNQNPKPFNWTASPEEIFQKINQFCNKLS
- a CDS encoding FG-GAP repeat domain-containing protein, producing MIRAPLSFIVGLTLFTGAFAAESDECFIPITYNNPSLTVDLGVGLWGWPIAYDGNGDTFPDLIVVSGSSPYRGTYYFENTGRKDPDTGADIFKPARRLSDGANDVTPSYTPEGLKVLTPGFEHPDFARTGLEQKVPLPVDPKSIHVSAGQQRGKQWSYVDFDGNGVLDLIVGVGDWTDYGWDNAYDKNGRWTNGPLHGFVYVLKNTGTNEDPVYAEPFRLQADGRDIDMYGIPSPVFADFRGTGKLDLICGEFVDGLTYFENIGTRENPKYANGRRLRYEGEPITMPLEMIVVTTFDWNRDGRPDLVVAQEDGRVAWMENTGRLIDITNNRGISLAKIPEFKSPVFFRQEADIVKFGVLSTPVSADWDGDGLEDILTGNAAGEFAFIKNLGGYPPKWDEPVLLEANGKPLRIMAGYNGSIQGPAESKWGYTNIGVGDWDGDGLLDLVANSIFGKIVWYKNIGTKTEPKLAEAQPVKVAWPDATPKPVWNWWDPAPGELVVQWRCTPYVMDVDGDGINDLVTVDHEGYLAFYRQVEQGGERVLLPGERIFKIKGPSTFDMRHAPSKMSPTTDGSIRLSDGYAGRSGRRTYTFVDWDGDGKLDLLVNSTNITFLRNISEKPGEWLFEDQGFVDPRHLGGHSTSPGIVDWNADGIPDLLVGAEDGFFYYLENPRSGKK
- a CDS encoding sialate O-acetylesterase translates to MLRTSLPLLLRCCLATTILGQLIATAYGVAFAPIFTDHAVLQRDKPISIWGTAKAGEKVRITFGSHTADTVADTDGRWKVELPAMAASSQPQNLAAKGDAASITLTDILVGDVWLASGQSNMGRTVRRIATPAEEVAKADIPLIRHFTVTGAVSDTPTSALGGQWVVCSPRTVGNFTAVGYFFAKDMVEALNVPVGIIHASWGGTRIDTWSSPASIESNPAYRGVTERWKSAAADYPKRKDAYETALKNWEAEAALAKKKGTPFTQRAPRQPEGAPLHFQTPGGLYNGMIHPLIPYGLSGFLWYQGESNALRPDEYAELFPALITDWRKQFQQGNLPFLFVQLASYKGITPSEDWALFREVQSRALSLPATGMAVIIDIGDPEDIHPLNKKDVGKRLALLAKNRIYGQACVDTGPTLQSAVRQGASVRLTFLHADGLHTTNETLREFEVAGKDGVYHAASATQEGDAIIVKSKAVPAPAFVRYAWRNTPVVTLFNAAGLPMVPFRHEVSQ